Proteins found in one Thermodesulfovibrionales bacterium genomic segment:
- the dprA gene encoding DNA-processing protein DprA has translation MSDLETWIALSMVPEIGPVTFRRLLTVYGEPASVFDAPLREISNVEGVGERRAKNIREFRAWKNVKKHLTCLDEIHARAVTFRDPEYPQLLREIESAPVLLYVRGTLKQEDRFAIAIVGSRKTSHYGREVAGKLSSELSASGFTIVSGMARGIDTISHTGSLQAGGRTIAVLGSGVDTIYPPENRGLADRIAASGCVVTEFPVGGKPNKENFPKRNRLISGLSLGVLVVEATRESGSLITATCALEQNREVFAVPGSILSPNSSGTNDLIQRGAKLVQQAEDIIGELAPMLKGYVKAKAQDPIVMTDEEKRLCDILTGEPQHIDMISRELAQPPSRLLASLLNLELKGIVRQTEGKRFYLIQ, from the coding sequence ATGTCTGATCTTGAAACATGGATCGCCCTCTCGATGGTGCCTGAGATAGGCCCTGTCACCTTCAGAAGACTCCTCACCGTCTACGGAGAACCGGCATCAGTTTTTGATGCGCCCCTTCGCGAGATCTCGAATGTCGAGGGTGTCGGAGAAAGAAGAGCGAAGAACATAAGAGAGTTCCGGGCATGGAAGAATGTTAAGAAACACCTCACCTGTCTCGATGAGATCCATGCGCGTGCCGTAACATTCAGGGACCCCGAATATCCTCAGCTCCTCAGAGAGATCGAAAGTGCGCCTGTTCTCCTTTACGTGAGAGGGACACTAAAGCAAGAGGACCGGTTTGCCATCGCCATCGTAGGATCGAGGAAAACGAGCCATTACGGAAGAGAAGTGGCCGGGAAGCTCTCATCTGAGTTGTCGGCGTCGGGATTCACGATTGTGAGCGGAATGGCACGGGGAATCGACACCATTTCCCACACCGGTTCTTTGCAGGCAGGCGGGAGAACCATCGCTGTCCTCGGCTCAGGAGTTGACACAATCTACCCGCCGGAGAACAGGGGACTCGCCGATCGTATTGCAGCATCAGGATGTGTGGTGACCGAGTTCCCTGTCGGGGGAAAACCGAACAAGGAAAATTTTCCGAAACGGAACAGACTCATCAGCGGACTCTCTCTCGGTGTCCTTGTTGTGGAAGCGACGAGAGAGAGCGGGTCGCTCATAACGGCAACATGTGCGCTCGAGCAGAACAGGGAAGTCTTTGCCGTTCCCGGAAGCATTCTCTCACCGAATTCATCGGGCACGAATGACCTCATTCAGCGCGGGGCGAAACTCGTCCAGCAGGCCGAGGACATCATCGGAGAGCTGGCACCGATGCTCAAGGGCTATGTGAAGGCAAAGGCACAGGACCCCATCGTCATGACTGATGAAGAAAAAAGGCTCTGTGATATACTAACGGGAGAACCGCAGCACATTGATATGATATCGAGAGAGCTTGCGCAGCCTCCCTCGAGGCTCCTCGCTTCACTGCTCAACCTTGAACTCAAAGGGATCGTGAGACAGACAGAGGGCAAGCGGTTTTATCTCATCCAATAG
- a CDS encoding argininosuccinate synthase, which yields MKKIVLAYSGGLDTSVAIAWLKETYGAEVIAFCADLGQGEDLDEVREKALKTGASKAYVEDLKEEFVSDYVFPMLRTNAIYEGTYLLGTSIARPLIAKRQIEIAQAEGAEAVSHGATGKGNDQVRFELTYYALKPDIKVIAPWREWPFKSRQSLIEYARAHGIPVTATKEKPYSTDRNLLHISYEGGILEDPWAEPPEDMYTMMVPPEKAPDKPTYIEISYKSGNPVAVNGTCMSPARLLETLNSIAGDNGIGRVDIVENRYVGMKSRGVYETPGGTILHVAHRAIESLTLDREVLHLRDSLIPRYAEIVYYGYWISPERETIQHLVDDIQKEVTGDVNLKLYKGSCLVAGRKSVKSLYHPEFATFEEDEIYNQKDAEGFIKLNALRLRVRRLLRSSHV from the coding sequence ATGAAGAAGATAGTACTAGCGTATTCGGGAGGCCTTGACACCTCTGTGGCGATAGCATGGCTGAAGGAAACGTACGGCGCTGAAGTCATTGCCTTCTGCGCAGACCTCGGTCAGGGAGAAGACCTCGATGAAGTCAGGGAAAAGGCCCTGAAGACAGGGGCTTCAAAGGCGTACGTGGAAGACCTGAAAGAGGAGTTCGTTTCAGACTATGTCTTTCCCATGCTCAGGACAAATGCGATCTATGAAGGAACATACCTCCTGGGGACATCGATCGCAAGACCATTAATAGCAAAGAGACAGATAGAGATCGCACAGGCAGAAGGGGCTGAGGCTGTGTCACACGGCGCCACAGGAAAGGGGAATGACCAGGTGAGGTTTGAACTCACCTACTATGCGCTCAAACCTGATATAAAAGTCATCGCCCCCTGGAGAGAGTGGCCCTTCAAGTCCCGTCAGTCCCTGATCGAATATGCCAGGGCCCATGGGATCCCTGTCACGGCGACAAAGGAAAAACCTTACAGCACGGACCGGAATCTCCTCCATATCAGTTATGAAGGAGGGATCCTGGAAGACCCCTGGGCAGAGCCGCCGGAGGACATGTATACGATGATGGTACCGCCGGAAAAGGCCCCTGACAAGCCTACCTACATCGAAATATCTTACAAATCCGGGAACCCCGTTGCCGTCAATGGGACATGCATGTCACCTGCCCGTCTCCTCGAGACCCTCAATTCCATTGCCGGCGATAACGGCATCGGGAGGGTGGACATTGTGGAGAACCGGTATGTGGGCATGAAGTCGAGGGGAGTCTATGAAACACCGGGAGGCACAATCCTCCATGTCGCCCACAGGGCGATAGAGTCCCTGACCCTCGACAGGGAGGTCCTCCATCTGCGGGACTCGCTGATACCACGCTATGCAGAGATTGTTTATTATGGATACTGGATATCTCCTGAGAGGGAAACGATCCAGCATTTGGTTGACGACATCCAGAAAGAGGTGACGGGCGACGTCAATCTGAAGCTCTACAAAGGGAGCTGCCTCGTTGCGGGGAGGAAATCGGTGAAATCTCTCTACCATCCTGAGTTCGCAACCTTCGAGGAAGACGAGATCTATAATCAGAAGGACGCCGAGGGTTTTATCAAATTGAACGCCCTCCGTCTCAGGGTAAGGAGGCTCTTAAGAAGTTCCCATGTCTGA
- the topA gene encoding type I DNA topoisomerase: MKSLVIVESPAKANTIHKILGKEYSVKASVGHIRDLPKKEMGVDVGKDFEPHYVTIPGKEKVIRELRKAAKEADRVYLAPDPDREGEAIAWHIASVISDPRSKGREEKLHRVTFNEITERAVLEAIKNPKTIDTNKVDAQQARRILDRLVGYGLSPLLWKKVRRGLSAGRVQSVAVKLVVDREREIDAFQKEEYWNINLQLEGPLPPQFPARLYKYENSLIVNREAEGRDRFLIRTEEDAQRLVNEIGRRTLSVSKVEKKERKRSPYAPFTTSTLQQEAARKLRYTAKKTMMLSQQLYEGVELGDEGSVGLITYMRTDAVRVAPEAQEWAREYIEKRFGKEYAPEKPPYYKSKSGAQEAHEAIRPTDLKRPPQAVKQFLSRDQYSLYTLIWNRFIASQMASSRLEQTTFIIENPEKTAEIRASGTVVRFDGFMALYTESKDEIEEEEGGILPLLKAGDALRIIDMKATQHFTQPPPRYTEATLVKALEEKGIGRPSTYAAILSTIQDRKYVHKVDGRFTPTELGSVVNDLLVERFPELIDIGFTAKMEGELDSVEEGEMNWVEVVKDFYKPFSHDLSEATKTMGKIKPADIPTDVMCEKCGMPMVIKWGRHGRFMACSGYPNCKNTRPLEGQGTENSVQATDEKCEVCGSPMVLRSGRFGKFLACSRYPECKTTKPLSTGVKCPDDGGDIVERRTKKGKLFWSCNNYPKCTFATWNKPLPKKCPNCGADFLCEKRDKTGQTIIFCSRKECGYTEKGEEKPQAEEPASIPL; encoded by the coding sequence TTGAAGTCTCTTGTTATTGTCGAATCGCCGGCAAAGGCGAACACCATACATAAGATCCTCGGCAAAGAATATTCGGTAAAGGCCTCGGTGGGCCACATCAGGGATCTGCCCAAGAAGGAGATGGGCGTTGACGTCGGAAAGGACTTTGAGCCCCATTACGTGACGATCCCCGGCAAGGAGAAGGTGATCAGGGAATTGCGGAAGGCGGCCAAAGAGGCGGACAGAGTATATCTTGCGCCTGACCCTGACAGGGAGGGAGAGGCTATCGCCTGGCACATCGCATCCGTGATTTCAGACCCACGGTCCAAGGGGAGAGAAGAAAAGCTCCACCGGGTCACCTTCAATGAGATAACGGAGCGTGCGGTGCTTGAAGCCATAAAGAACCCGAAAACGATCGACACGAACAAAGTGGATGCCCAGCAGGCGAGAAGAATCCTTGACAGGCTTGTGGGATACGGCTTGAGTCCTCTTCTCTGGAAGAAGGTGCGTCGCGGGCTCAGCGCAGGTCGGGTCCAGTCTGTGGCCGTGAAACTCGTCGTCGACAGGGAGAGAGAGATCGACGCCTTTCAGAAAGAGGAATACTGGAATATAAACCTCCAGCTTGAAGGACCTCTTCCGCCGCAATTCCCTGCACGACTCTATAAATATGAGAATTCCCTCATTGTCAACCGTGAGGCTGAAGGCAGGGACCGTTTTCTTATCAGGACCGAGGAAGATGCTCAACGGCTTGTCAACGAGATCGGAAGGCGGACCCTCTCAGTATCGAAGGTCGAGAAAAAAGAGCGGAAACGGTCTCCCTATGCGCCTTTTACGACAAGCACCCTGCAGCAGGAAGCGGCACGAAAACTGAGATATACTGCAAAGAAGACGATGATGCTCAGCCAGCAGCTCTATGAGGGAGTAGAACTGGGAGACGAAGGTTCGGTCGGTCTGATTACCTATATGCGAACGGATGCTGTAAGGGTCGCGCCCGAGGCACAGGAATGGGCCCGGGAGTATATCGAGAAGAGATTCGGGAAAGAATATGCCCCTGAAAAACCTCCCTACTACAAGAGCAAGTCAGGGGCTCAGGAAGCCCATGAGGCCATAAGACCGACTGACCTGAAAAGGCCGCCACAGGCAGTGAAACAGTTCCTCTCAAGGGACCAGTATAGCCTCTACACGCTCATATGGAACAGGTTTATCGCGAGCCAGATGGCATCTTCGAGGCTTGAGCAGACAACCTTCATCATTGAAAATCCTGAAAAGACGGCGGAGATCAGGGCTTCAGGGACTGTGGTGAGATTTGACGGGTTCATGGCCCTTTATACAGAGAGCAAAGACGAGATCGAGGAAGAGGAAGGTGGTATTCTCCCTCTGTTGAAAGCGGGCGACGCCCTCAGAATCATCGACATGAAAGCGACCCAGCATTTTACCCAGCCCCCGCCGCGTTACACCGAGGCAACCCTTGTGAAGGCCCTTGAGGAGAAGGGGATAGGGAGACCGAGCACCTATGCAGCAATCCTTTCGACCATACAGGACAGAAAGTACGTACACAAAGTCGATGGGAGGTTTACGCCGACCGAGCTTGGCTCAGTTGTGAACGACCTCCTCGTCGAAAGGTTTCCTGAACTGATCGATATCGGTTTCACGGCGAAGATGGAAGGCGAACTGGACAGCGTGGAAGAAGGAGAGATGAACTGGGTGGAGGTGGTAAAGGATTTCTATAAACCCTTCAGCCATGACCTCTCTGAAGCAACGAAGACGATGGGCAAGATAAAGCCTGCCGATATACCGACCGATGTTATGTGCGAGAAATGCGGTATGCCGATGGTGATAAAGTGGGGACGGCACGGGAGGTTCATGGCGTGCTCAGGCTATCCGAACTGCAAGAACACGCGGCCCCTTGAAGGTCAGGGCACGGAGAACTCTGTTCAGGCGACGGACGAGAAGTGCGAGGTCTGCGGCTCCCCGATGGTCCTCAGGTCAGGGCGTTTCGGCAAGTTCCTCGCCTGTTCCCGTTATCCTGAATGCAAGACCACAAAACCCCTCTCCACAGGGGTCAAGTGCCCCGATGACGGAGGAGACATCGTAGAGAGACGGACAAAGAAAGGGAAACTTTTTTGGAGCTGCAACAACTACCCGAAATGCACCTTCGCCACATGGAATAAGCCGTTACCGAAGAAATGCCCCAACTGCGGCGCTGACTTTCTCTGTGAGAAGAGGGACAAGACGGGGCAGACGATTATCTTCTGCTCCAGGAAGGAATGCGGCTATACAGAGAAAGGGGAAGAGAAGCCGCAGGCTGAAGAACCTGCTTCGATACCCCTCTGA